In a genomic window of Hyphomicrobiales bacterium:
- a CDS encoding D-alanyl-D-alanine carboxypeptidase, with protein sequence MDVYFRVSSRQVRGPVRFCAHLFLVALGVIAGASASLPRAQAQGFETAAKQAVLIESETGAVLFAKNADQLFPPASMALLMTLEVVFDALKKGELTQDQTIAISEYAWRTGGAPAGRTTMFAKLKSEVPVIDLIRGVIVHIAYDGAIALAEGLSGSEQAFTERMNVRATELGLRRSRFTNPMGYEDERMNVTAREMAELANHIIKTYPQFYPMFSQPDFTWNDIYQRNKNSLIEGNFGIDGLMVGGASIKELGAVASAVKDGRRLILAFYGLPSKKEREKQAKALFEWGFSSFGDVQLFAAGETVGEVRVFGGEETYVPVVGRGAVKAYLPLATRKGYKARVVYRGPIPAPVKEGDEIAHLEVTHEGAIVQNIPLYAAKSMPVGDFGDKARDGLIEALAGLWY encoded by the coding sequence GTGGACGTGTATTTCAGAGTATCGAGCCGGCAGGTCCGCGGTCCTGTGCGCTTTTGTGCGCATTTATTCCTTGTCGCGCTCGGCGTGATTGCCGGCGCATCGGCAAGCTTGCCACGCGCGCAGGCGCAAGGCTTCGAGACGGCCGCGAAGCAAGCGGTCCTGATCGAATCCGAGACCGGCGCCGTTCTTTTCGCCAAGAACGCCGATCAGCTTTTTCCGCCGGCGTCTATGGCTTTGCTGATGACGCTCGAAGTGGTGTTCGACGCTCTCAAGAAGGGCGAACTCACCCAGGATCAGACGATCGCGATCAGCGAATATGCGTGGCGCACAGGCGGTGCACCGGCGGGCCGGACGACGATGTTCGCGAAGCTGAAATCGGAAGTCCCGGTGATCGACCTCATTCGCGGCGTGATCGTTCACATTGCCTATGACGGGGCGATTGCGCTTGCCGAGGGGCTGTCCGGCTCCGAGCAGGCGTTTACGGAACGAATGAATGTGCGGGCCACGGAACTGGGTTTGCGGCGGTCCCGCTTCACCAATCCGATGGGCTATGAAGACGAGCGCATGAACGTCACGGCGCGCGAAATGGCCGAGCTCGCCAACCACATCATCAAGACGTATCCGCAATTCTATCCGATGTTTTCACAGCCGGATTTCACCTGGAACGACATCTACCAGCGCAACAAGAACAGCCTGATCGAGGGCAATTTCGGCATTGACGGCCTGATGGTCGGCGGAGCGAGCATCAAGGAGCTCGGCGCCGTGGCCTCTGCGGTCAAGGACGGACGGCGGCTCATTCTCGCTTTCTACGGCCTGCCGTCGAAGAAAGAGCGGGAGAAGCAGGCGAAGGCCCTGTTCGAATGGGGGTTTTCTTCCTTCGGGGACGTTCAGCTCTTTGCCGCAGGCGAAACCGTGGGTGAAGTCCGCGTGTTCGGCGGAGAAGAAACCTATGTCCCCGTCGTCGGGCGCGGCGCGGTGAAGGCCTATCTGCCGCTCGCAACCCGCAAGGGCTACAAGGCCCGCGTCGTCTATCGCGGACCGATCCCGGCGCCGGTGAAGGAAGGCGACGAGATCGCGCATCTCGAGGTCACCCATGAGGGCGCGATCGTCCAGAACATCCCGCTTTATGCGGCGAAATCGATGCCTGTCGGCGACTTCGGCGACAAAGCCCGGGATGGACTGATCGAAGCGCTCGCCGGCCTGTGGTATTGA
- a CDS encoding phosphoribosyl 1,2-cyclic phosphodiesterase has product MAALDVTILGCGSSPGVPRIGNDWGSCDPTNPKNKRSRASLLVERRAGPDKVTRVLIDTGPDMREQMIAANVDWVDAVLYTHPHADHIHGIDDLRAFVLNRKQRVKVYMDADTAERVQAAFEYCFVSPHNYNYPPILDDHRIHVGETLTIDGDGGPITAQIFRQLHGSIHSLGFRFGSFAYSTDLHELPEESHDAVRGLDTWIIGALRETPHPSHLSVDQAIALSEQMGARRTILTHMHNTLDYETLKARLPEGFEPGYDGMTFQVEGADEL; this is encoded by the coding sequence ATGGCGGCGCTCGACGTCACCATTCTCGGCTGCGGATCGTCGCCCGGCGTGCCACGTATCGGTAATGACTGGGGTTCCTGCGATCCGACCAATCCGAAGAACAAACGCAGCCGCGCATCGTTGCTGGTCGAACGCCGCGCCGGACCGGACAAGGTCACGCGGGTGCTGATCGATACCGGCCCGGACATGCGCGAGCAGATGATCGCGGCGAATGTCGATTGGGTCGATGCGGTGCTCTATACGCATCCGCACGCCGACCACATTCACGGGATCGACGATCTGCGCGCCTTCGTGCTGAACCGGAAACAGCGCGTGAAGGTCTATATGGACGCCGATACGGCGGAACGGGTTCAGGCGGCGTTCGAGTACTGCTTTGTTTCGCCACATAATTACAACTATCCGCCGATCCTCGATGATCACCGTATCCATGTTGGTGAAACGCTGACGATTGACGGCGACGGTGGGCCGATCACCGCGCAGATCTTCCGTCAGCTGCACGGCAGCATCCATTCGCTCGGCTTCCGCTTCGGCTCTTTTGCGTATTCGACGGATCTGCACGAGCTGCCGGAAGAGTCGCACGACGCCGTGCGCGGGCTCGATACGTGGATAATCGGCGCACTGCGCGAGACGCCGCATCCGAGCCATTTGTCGGTGGATCAGGCGATCGCTCTTTCTGAGCAGATGGGCGCGCGGCGCACGATCCTGACCCACATGCACAATACGCTCGACTATGAGACGCTGAAGGCACGACTGCCTGAAGGGTTCGAGCCGGGCTATGACGGCATGACGTTCCAGGTAGAGGGTGCAGACGAACTCTGA
- a CDS encoding RNA chaperone Hfq — translation MADRGQNLQDTFLNHVRRNKIPLTIFLINGVKLQGVVTWFDNFCVLLRRDGHSQLVYKHAISTIMPNQPVQLFESGDEAGE, via the coding sequence ATGGCGGACCGCGGGCAAAACCTCCAGGACACCTTTCTCAACCACGTTCGCAGAAACAAGATCCCCCTCACCATTTTCCTCATCAATGGCGTGAAGCTGCAGGGTGTGGTTACGTGGTTTGACAATTTTTGCGTGCTGCTTCGCCGCGACGGGCACTCCCAACTCGTCTACAAGCACGCCATTTCGACCATCATGCCCAACCAGCCGGTTCAGCTGTTTGAATCCGGTGACGAGGCTGGCGAGTAG
- a CDS encoding septal ring lytic transglycosylase RlpA family protein — protein MAPARATRGVSLKQLAFALAASVAVIAVAGCASTPKKTASRSSTKEYFSEKKYGVKASPRVADAGEKVRKGGGRYHVGKPYKVAGKWYRPKHQPNYSKTGRASWYGSAFHGRLTANGEVYDMNSLTAAHPTLPLPSYVRVTNLANNRSVVVRVNDRGPFHGKRVIDLSKRAAEMLDYKSKGVAKVHVDYVGKAPLHGRDTEYLVASYRGPGQRSIGDELPAGITAPGTTVPGTMLARIDDLAPVAANSGRLPMPPMRPFTVPAQTVMVAYDPATAFSQPNPNSGVMVASLENAAPAEMAGEAESALPKIDEPAAQKPEEPRRLSSATSTYSPDTLSQPELPAGPRPDVDARSVRTVAINAPVSAKPARADVVSVKTVRTASVEAAPVRTVGAPPRNLGTLPASAVGGTGGPFHPLPPASVGSSASVKGPMVLISSGSTSSPTVAGALFFAPNQRISAAHQMVASVASDSIPLSALAERQEKMRVANATPSHEKVQVGVFGDSANVARLERKLARFGTVESRPVSMNGQMLTAVTVAAFAPGIRADDAVRAAEALGARGARIVRDGN, from the coding sequence ATGGCTCCGGCTCGCGCCACGCGTGGTGTGTCTCTGAAGCAGCTTGCGTTCGCGCTCGCCGCTTCGGTTGCCGTGATTGCCGTTGCCGGTTGCGCGTCGACGCCGAAGAAGACGGCGAGCCGATCGAGCACCAAGGAATATTTCTCTGAGAAGAAATACGGCGTCAAAGCCAGCCCGCGCGTCGCCGATGCCGGCGAAAAAGTGCGCAAGGGTGGTGGACGCTATCATGTCGGCAAGCCCTACAAGGTCGCCGGCAAGTGGTACCGGCCGAAACATCAGCCGAACTATTCCAAGACCGGCAGGGCGTCATGGTACGGTTCCGCTTTCCATGGCCGTCTGACCGCCAATGGCGAAGTCTACGACATGAACAGCCTGACGGCGGCGCATCCCACGCTGCCGCTGCCGTCCTACGTGCGGGTCACCAATCTAGCCAATAACCGTTCGGTCGTGGTTCGCGTCAACGACCGTGGACCGTTCCACGGCAAGCGCGTCATCGACCTGTCGAAGCGCGCGGCCGAGATGCTCGACTACAAGAGCAAGGGCGTGGCCAAGGTGCATGTCGACTATGTTGGCAAGGCGCCGCTGCATGGCCGCGACACGGAATACCTCGTGGCTTCATACCGGGGGCCGGGGCAGAGGAGCATCGGCGACGAGCTGCCGGCGGGTATCACCGCACCGGGCACGACGGTGCCGGGCACCATGCTTGCGCGGATAGACGATCTGGCGCCGGTTGCGGCAAATTCCGGCCGCCTGCCGATGCCGCCGATGCGGCCGTTCACCGTGCCCGCGCAGACCGTCATGGTTGCCTACGATCCGGCGACCGCGTTCAGCCAGCCGAACCCGAATTCGGGCGTGATGGTTGCCTCGCTTGAAAACGCCGCGCCTGCCGAGATGGCCGGCGAGGCGGAGTCTGCCCTTCCGAAAATTGACGAGCCCGCGGCACAAAAGCCGGAGGAACCTCGCCGTCTGTCGAGTGCGACCAGCACCTACAGCCCCGACACGCTCTCCCAGCCTGAACTTCCGGCGGGCCCGCGTCCCGATGTCGATGCGCGCAGCGTTCGCACCGTCGCGATCAACGCTCCGGTTTCCGCCAAACCCGCCCGCGCGGATGTTGTCAGCGTGAAGACCGTGCGCACTGCGTCGGTCGAAGCCGCACCGGTGCGAACGGTCGGCGCTCCGCCGCGCAATCTCGGTACGCTGCCGGCCAGCGCCGTCGGCGGAACCGGCGGACCGTTCCATCCGCTGCCGCCGGCCTCGGTAGGATCGAGTGCTTCTGTAAAGGGCCCGATGGTGCTGATCAGCTCCGGCTCGACCTCGTCTCCGACGGTCGCGGGCGCCCTGTTCTTTGCGCCCAACCAGCGCATCTCTGCTGCGCACCAGATGGTTGCCAGTGTCGCCAGCGACAGCATTCCGCTGAGCGCGCTTGCCGAGCGTCAGGAAAAGATGCGTGTCGCGAATGCCACGCCGTCTCACGAAAAAGTGCAGGTCGGGGTGTTCGGCGACAGTGCCAATGTTGCTCGTCTCGAACGCAAACTGGCGCGCTTCGGCACGGTGGAATCCCGGCCGGTTTCCATGAATGGTCAAATGCTTACGGCGGTCACCGTGGCGGCTTTCGCACCCGGGATCCGTGCCGACGATGCCGTTCGCGCGGCCGAGGCTCTGGGTGCGCGTGGCGCGCGCATCGTGCGTGACGGAAACTGA
- the hflX gene encoding GTPase HflX, producing MKPTDRPVSDHDVPSEEISDGEGGATRALVLVPILTGRQHGAIQTDADGTDVERAPEARLEEAVGLASAIDLDIVEAQLVRISAPRPATLFGSGKVEDIGAIIKVESVSLVVVDHALTPIQQRNLEKAWGAKVVDRTALILEIFGARARTKEGRLQVELAHLNYQKSRLVRSWTHLERQRGGFGFMGGPGETQIEADRRLIQERIARLEKDLEQVRRTRSLHRRARKKVPQPVVALVGYTNAGKSTLFNALTRAEVTAQDQLFATLDPTLRRVALPHGGEAILSDTVGFVSDLPTHLVAAFRATLEEVVEADIILHVRDISHPDNAAQAHDVAETLALLDIDSRDSKRVIEVWNKIDRLDPEQHDRLLEQASKETPGRVSVIAVSAVSGEGIDALVAAIDERLTADHISVDLTLPVSEGAMLAWLYRHTEVVERVEEDLDLHLRVRVSKRQAGEFRQRFSSYLTTDEFLVDE from the coding sequence TTGAAGCCGACTGATCGGCCTGTCTCGGACCACGATGTGCCGTCGGAAGAAATTTCCGACGGTGAGGGTGGTGCTACGCGCGCGCTTGTACTCGTCCCGATCCTGACCGGGCGGCAGCACGGTGCAATCCAGACCGACGCAGACGGGACAGACGTTGAGCGTGCGCCTGAAGCGCGGCTCGAGGAAGCCGTCGGTCTTGCCTCCGCCATCGATCTCGACATCGTCGAAGCCCAGCTTGTGCGAATTTCCGCGCCGCGCCCGGCGACGCTGTTTGGCTCGGGCAAGGTTGAGGACATCGGCGCGATCATCAAGGTCGAGTCGGTTTCGCTGGTGGTCGTCGACCATGCGCTTACGCCGATCCAGCAACGCAATCTGGAAAAGGCGTGGGGCGCCAAGGTCGTCGACCGGACCGCGCTTATCCTGGAAATCTTCGGTGCCCGTGCGCGGACCAAGGAAGGGCGCCTGCAGGTCGAGCTCGCCCACCTCAATTATCAAAAGAGCCGGCTGGTGCGCTCATGGACCCATCTGGAACGCCAGCGCGGCGGTTTCGGTTTCATGGGCGGTCCCGGCGAAACACAGATCGAGGCCGACCGGCGGCTGATCCAGGAGCGCATCGCGCGGCTTGAGAAAGATCTCGAGCAGGTTCGCCGCACCCGATCATTGCACCGGCGGGCGCGCAAGAAGGTGCCGCAGCCGGTGGTTGCCCTGGTCGGCTACACCAACGCCGGAAAGTCGACGCTGTTCAACGCGCTGACACGCGCCGAGGTCACGGCGCAGGATCAGTTGTTCGCAACGCTGGACCCGACGCTGAGGCGGGTCGCTCTGCCGCATGGTGGCGAGGCTATCCTGTCCGACACCGTCGGTTTCGTGTCCGACCTGCCGACCCATCTGGTTGCGGCCTTCCGCGCCACGCTTGAAGAGGTCGTCGAAGCCGACATCATTCTCCATGTCCGCGACATCAGTCATCCGGACAACGCCGCGCAGGCGCATGACGTTGCCGAGACGCTGGCGCTGCTTGATATCGACAGCCGCGACAGCAAGCGGGTCATCGAAGTCTGGAACAAGATCGACCGGCTCGATCCCGAGCAACACGACCGCCTGCTTGAGCAGGCGTCGAAGGAGACGCCGGGGCGCGTTTCGGTCATTGCGGTATCGGCCGTATCGGGCGAGGGGATCGACGCCCTTGTCGCGGCTATTGACGAGCGTTTGACAGCCGACCACATCTCGGTCGATCTGACGCTGCCCGTCAGCGAGGGCGCGATGCTTGCCTGGCTGTACCGGCACACCGAAGTGGTCGAGCGGGTGGAAGAGGACCTCGACCTGCATTTGCGTGTTCGCGTGTCGAAGCGACAGGCCGGCGAGTTCCGGCAACGGTTTTCGTCCTACCTTACAACAGACGAATTTCTTGTTGACGAATAA
- a CDS encoding DNA polymerase III subunit delta' yields the protein MTDAVPGEADALDDIVLPRAQTELIGQREAEEDLLQSYKSGRIHHGWILSGPRGIGKATLAFRFARFVLVHPDPKAPEVQNAHDLSIPEDHPVARKVAVCSHADLYHLRRPWNPKNKRFMTELPVDEVRRATSLFETTAGEGGWRICIVDAADDMNQNAANALLKILEEPPPRALFLVLSHMPGRLLPTIRSRCRKLVLRSLGEADIREQAAATPVGAAAKGDAVSRAAALARGSLRRALVLLASNGVEIWSGLEAVTRHFPALDRRAVHALADRVSERGAEESYALFVDFVRDWLSEQVRNGAASGVAAGGLYGWSEAWEKVERVARETDVFNLDRKQAVFDILHTLAEAARNSLSPQQT from the coding sequence ATGACCGACGCCGTTCCCGGCGAAGCCGATGCGCTCGACGACATCGTGCTGCCGCGTGCGCAAACCGAGCTGATCGGTCAGCGCGAGGCCGAAGAAGACCTGCTGCAGAGCTACAAGAGCGGACGCATTCATCACGGCTGGATCCTGTCCGGGCCGCGCGGCATCGGCAAGGCGACGCTGGCATTTCGCTTCGCGCGCTTCGTGCTTGTGCACCCCGATCCGAAGGCGCCCGAGGTTCAGAACGCCCACGATCTTTCGATCCCGGAAGATCATCCGGTTGCGCGCAAGGTCGCGGTCTGCAGCCACGCCGATCTCTATCACCTTCGCCGCCCGTGGAACCCGAAGAACAAGCGCTTCATGACCGAACTGCCGGTCGACGAGGTGCGTCGCGCGACCTCGCTGTTCGAGACCACGGCCGGGGAAGGGGGCTGGCGTATCTGCATCGTCGACGCAGCCGATGACATGAACCAGAACGCCGCCAATGCGCTGTTGAAAATCCTCGAGGAGCCGCCGCCTCGGGCGCTGTTCCTGGTGCTGTCACACATGCCCGGCCGACTGTTGCCGACGATCCGGTCGCGCTGCCGCAAGCTGGTGCTGCGTTCGCTCGGCGAAGCCGACATCCGCGAGCAGGCGGCTGCAACACCCGTCGGTGCGGCGGCCAAGGGCGATGCCGTCAGCCGGGCTGCGGCATTGGCGCGCGGCAGTCTGCGTCGGGCCCTCGTTCTGCTTGCCTCCAACGGCGTCGAGATCTGGTCGGGGCTGGAAGCCGTCACGCGGCACTTTCCGGCACTCGATCGGCGCGCGGTACACGCATTGGCCGACCGGGTTTCGGAGCGCGGCGCCGAGGAATCCTACGCGCTTTTCGTCGACTTCGTGCGCGACTGGCTGTCCGAGCAGGTGCGCAACGGCGCGGCAAGCGGTGTCGCGGCGGGTGGCCTTTATGGCTGGAGCGAGGCCTGGGAGAAGGTCGAGCGCGTGGCACGCGAAACCGACGTTTTCAATCTCGACCGCAAGCAGGCGGTCTTCGATATCCTTCACACACTTGCGGAAGCAGCGCGAAATTCGCTATCCCCGCAGCAAACATAA
- a CDS encoding LuxR family transcriptional regulator codes for MLVDSHCHLDFPDFAEELDEVVARATEAGVGRMVTICTRVKQFDKILAVAERFDTIFCSVGTHPHNAAEETDVTSDILVRMAEHPKVVAIGEAGLDYFYDHSPREVQQRQFREHIHAARETGLPLVIHSRDADDDMIAMLREESEEGAFPALLHCFSSTRELALAAVELGHYVSFSGILTFKKADELRAVAAELPADRLLVETDAPYLAPVPKRGSRNEPAYVAHTASVLADVRGVDTAEIATLTTGNFYRIFNKVPQNIKVMSAVGAGE; via the coding sequence ATGCTCGTCGATAGTCACTGCCATCTCGATTTCCCCGACTTTGCCGAGGAGCTGGACGAGGTCGTCGCCCGTGCGACGGAGGCCGGCGTTGGACGGATGGTGACGATCTGCACGCGGGTGAAGCAGTTCGACAAGATCCTCGCGGTCGCCGAACGCTTCGACACGATCTTCTGCTCGGTCGGCACGCATCCGCACAATGCGGCTGAGGAAACCGACGTGACGTCGGACATCCTCGTCCGTATGGCGGAGCATCCGAAGGTGGTGGCGATCGGCGAAGCGGGTCTCGACTATTTCTACGATCATTCGCCGCGTGAGGTGCAGCAGCGTCAGTTCCGCGAGCACATCCATGCGGCGCGCGAGACCGGGTTGCCGCTCGTCATTCATTCGCGCGATGCCGACGACGACATGATCGCGATGCTGCGTGAGGAAAGCGAGGAGGGGGCCTTCCCGGCCCTCCTGCATTGCTTCTCGTCGACGCGGGAGCTTGCACTCGCTGCCGTCGAACTCGGGCACTACGTGTCGTTCTCCGGCATCCTGACCTTCAAAAAGGCGGATGAGCTTCGCGCCGTCGCCGCCGAGCTTCCGGCCGACCGGCTGCTGGTCGAGACCGACGCGCCCTATCTCGCGCCGGTGCCGAAGCGCGGATCGCGCAACGAGCCGGCTTATGTGGCACATACGGCGTCCGTTCTGGCCGATGTTCGGGGCGTTGATACGGCCGAAATCGCAACATTAACAACGGGCAATTTCTATCGAATTTTCAATAAGGTTCCGCAGAATATTAAAGTCATGTCCGCAGTTGGAGCCGGTGAATAA
- a CDS encoding dTMP kinase codes for MVRGTFITFEGGEGAGKSTQIRRLAERLRDEGIAVVVTREPGGSAGAEAIRHVLLSGAAEALGPATEAALFAAARADHIDETIEPALARGDWVLCDRFYDSTRVYQGAGDNVDTALIDRLQAIAVGSRHPDLTLILDVPVDIGLARVAERAKANGDTDPDRFERNDHSVHETRRQAFLQIAQDEPQRCAVIAANDDADAIAARIWQVVRERVLKSGEGSE; via the coding sequence GTGGTGCGCGGCACATTCATCACTTTCGAGGGCGGCGAAGGGGCGGGAAAATCGACGCAGATCCGGCGTCTTGCCGAGCGTTTGCGCGATGAAGGCATTGCCGTTGTCGTGACCCGCGAGCCGGGTGGCTCAGCCGGCGCCGAAGCCATTCGCCATGTTCTCCTCTCGGGTGCGGCCGAGGCGCTTGGCCCGGCAACGGAAGCTGCGCTTTTTGCGGCGGCGCGGGCCGATCATATCGATGAAACCATCGAACCGGCTCTGGCGCGCGGCGACTGGGTTCTGTGCGACCGTTTCTATGATTCCACACGTGTCTATCAGGGTGCCGGCGACAACGTGGATACCGCGTTGATCGATCGCCTGCAGGCGATTGCGGTCGGATCGCGCCACCCGGATCTGACCCTCATTCTCGATGTACCGGTGGACATCGGCCTCGCGCGCGTTGCCGAACGGGCCAAGGCGAATGGGGATACCGATCCCGACCGCTTCGAGCGCAACGATCACAGCGTTCACGAAACGCGGCGGCAGGCGTTTCTGCAGATCGCGCAGGATGAACCGCAGCGGTGCGCGGTGATTGCTGCCAATGACGATGCAGACGCCATTGCAGCGCGCATCTGGCAGGTGGTCCGCGAACGCGTGCTGAAATCCGGGGAGGGCAGCGAATGA
- a CDS encoding nucleoside triphosphate pyrophosphohydrolase, with translation MKPSRDIARLLEIMAALRTPVTGCPWDLEQDFSTIAPYTIEEAYEVADAIHRGDTDDICDELGDLLLQVVFHSRMAEEKDIFDFGDVVHAITRKMIRRHPHVFGDQKQHEAGMSKAIWDAIKAEEKAEKAARHAAHGTAERAPSLLDDVPISLPALMRAEKLQRRAGTVGFDWNSVPSVMDKMHEELGEIEVELNAPEQSKDRIEDEIGDLLFVVANLARHLHIDPEKALQRTNEKFRTRFRHIETRLGEQGSTLQDASLDEMEALWQEAKTAPKGK, from the coding sequence ATGAAGCCGTCGCGCGATATTGCCCGCCTCCTCGAAATCATGGCGGCGCTCCGCACCCCCGTCACCGGGTGCCCCTGGGATCTGGAACAGGACTTCTCGACCATCGCGCCGTACACGATCGAGGAGGCCTATGAGGTCGCCGACGCGATCCATCGCGGCGATACGGACGACATCTGCGACGAACTCGGCGATCTCCTGCTGCAGGTGGTTTTCCATTCCCGCATGGCCGAGGAAAAGGACATCTTCGATTTCGGCGATGTCGTACACGCCATCACCAGGAAGATGATCCGCCGCCACCCGCATGTCTTCGGCGACCAGAAGCAACACGAAGCCGGCATGTCGAAGGCAATCTGGGACGCCATCAAGGCCGAAGAGAAAGCGGAAAAGGCTGCCCGTCACGCCGCGCACGGCACAGCGGAACGGGCACCGAGCCTGCTCGATGACGTGCCGATCTCCCTGCCCGCTCTGATGCGCGCCGAAAAGCTTCAGCGACGCGCCGGTACCGTCGGCTTCGACTGGAACAGCGTTCCCTCGGTCATGGACAAAATGCACGAGGAACTCGGCGAAATCGAAGTCGAACTGAATGCGCCGGAGCAAAGCAAGGACCGCATCGAGGACGAGATCGGCGATCTTCTGTTCGTGGTCGCCAATCTGGCGCGCCATCTCCACATCGATCCGGAAAAGGCGCTGCAGCGGACCAACGAGAAATTCCGCACCCGTTTCCGCCACATCGAAACGCGCCTTGGAGAACAAGGCTCCACATTGCAGGACGCCAGCCTCGACGAGATGGAAGCGCTGTGGCAGGAAGCCAAGACGGCCCCAAAGGGCAAGTAA
- a CDS encoding methionine--tRNA ligase — MTEKQKFYITTAISYPNGAPHIGHAYEIIATDALARFKRLDGYDVFFLTGTDEHGQKMQQTAAGKDLAVRDFADQQAPLFMKMAEALNCSNDDFIRTTQERHYKSVTAIWNEMLEKGDIYLDKYSGWYSVRDEAYYAESETTVREDGVRYGPQGSPVEWVEEESFFFKLSAYEKPLLDHYAANPDFIGPDERRNEVVSFVKSGLRDLSMSRTTFDWGIPVPGHPGHVMYVWVDALTNYITGVGYPDMENEKFKRYWPANVHVIGKDIVRFHAVYWPAFLMSAGIDLPKRVFAHGFLFNRGEKMSKSVGNVIDPHSLIAAYGVDQVRYFFLREVPFGQDGNYSHEAIVNRINADLANDLGNLAQRSLSMIAKNLDGELPVPGEFSAEDNAMLAQADAMLETCRKAMDKQEIHQALSTVWATVAEANRYFTAQEPWALRKTDPARMGTVLYVTAEVIRQVAILAQPVMPESAAKLLDVLGVDTDKRDFAQLGAAGRLAGGTVLPKPSPVFPRYVEEEPEA; from the coding sequence ATGACCGAGAAACAGAAATTCTACATCACCACAGCGATTTCCTACCCGAACGGCGCGCCGCATATCGGTCATGCCTACGAGATTATCGCGACCGACGCGCTTGCCCGGTTCAAGCGGCTTGACGGGTACGACGTCTTCTTCCTTACCGGCACCGACGAGCACGGCCAGAAGATGCAGCAGACCGCGGCGGGCAAGGACCTCGCTGTTCGCGACTTCGCCGACCAGCAGGCGCCGCTGTTCATGAAAATGGCCGAGGCGCTGAATTGTTCGAATGACGACTTCATCCGTACCACCCAGGAGCGCCACTACAAGTCGGTGACGGCGATCTGGAACGAGATGCTGGAAAAGGGCGATATCTATCTCGACAAGTATTCCGGCTGGTACTCGGTGCGCGACGAAGCCTACTACGCGGAATCCGAGACCACGGTGCGCGAAGACGGCGTGCGCTACGGCCCGCAGGGTTCGCCGGTCGAATGGGTCGAGGAAGAGAGCTTCTTCTTCAAGCTGTCGGCCTACGAGAAGCCGCTGCTCGACCACTATGCCGCCAACCCGGACTTCATCGGCCCGGACGAGCGCCGCAACGAGGTTGTGAGCTTCGTCAAATCGGGCCTTCGCGACCTGTCGATGTCGCGCACGACGTTTGACTGGGGCATCCCGGTGCCGGGCCATCCGGGCCACGTCATGTATGTCTGGGTCGACGCGCTGACCAACTACATCACCGGTGTCGGCTATCCCGACATGGAGAACGAGAAGTTCAAGCGCTACTGGCCGGCGAATGTCCACGTCATCGGCAAGGACATCGTGCGCTTCCACGCCGTCTACTGGCCGGCGTTCCTGATGTCGGCGGGGATCGACCTGCCGAAGCGCGTTTTCGCGCACGGCTTCCTGTTCAATCGCGGTGAGAAGATGTCGAAGTCGGTCGGCAACGTCATCGACCCGCATTCCTTGATCGCGGCCTATGGCGTCGACCAGGTGCGCTACTTCTTCCTTCGCGAAGTGCCGTTCGGCCAGGACGGCAATTACAGCCACGAGGCCATCGTCAATCGCATCAATGCCGACCTCGCCAACGATCTTGGCAATCTGGCGCAGCGTTCGCTGTCGATGATCGCCAAGAACCTTGACGGCGAGCTGCCGGTGCCGGGCGAGTTCTCGGCCGAGGACAACGCCATGCTGGCGCAGGCCGACGCGATGCTCGAAACCTGCCGCAAGGCGATGGACAAGCAGGAGATCCATCAGGCGCTGTCGACCGTCTGGGCGACCGTTGCCGAGGCCAATCGCTATTTCACGGCGCAGGAGCCCTGGGCGCTGCGCAAGACGGACCCTGCCCGTATGGGAACCGTGCTCTATGTAACGGCTGAAGTGATCCGCCAGGTGGCGATCCTGGCGCAGCCGGTGATGCCGGAGAGCGCGGCGAAGCTGCTCGACGTGCTTGGCGTCGACACCGACAAGCGGGACTTCGCTCAGCTCGGCGCCGCTGGCCGGCTGGCCGGAGGCACCGTGCTGCCGAAGCCGTCACCGGTGTTCCCGCGCTATGTTGAAGAAGAGCCGGAGGCTTGA